The Pichia kudriavzevii chromosome 3, complete sequence nucleotide sequence GAAACACCCAAAACACCATCTCAAAAGCAACAATTCAACATTAATTTAAATGCGAGATCTCCAAACTACAACTATGCTATCACTAATCCTCATAATTATTCCAGTGTTTCACTGAATTCGAATGGAACGACAGAAGTAACACCACCGCAATCACAGGAAGTATCCCCAAGACTGGATACAATTCAGTTAGCACAACCTTCTGTTACTCCATTAAGAGGTAGATATTATGGGGAATTCATGTATTCATATCCTGATACATGTTATCcattcaacatcaacagtAGTGCTATAGGTAGAAGTGATGGAAATCTTAGAGCTGCTACTTGGAGAAGTGCTTGTAATGAAAAGATTAGGCATGAGTTCAACAAATCTGCCAAAGAATATGCTGCTTTGTCCGAAAAGTACAAGAAAGACACCGAAGAGCTAAAGAAACAGGGATCATTGAACCTTCCTTCCATATATGACACTAAAATCTTCCCATCTTTCAACAGCATCAATGATACGGTTAACCGTGGTCTCAATTATTTCTCATATAATGCCTCTTCTCGGTTCTCTACTGATGCTCAACAAGAAGCCAGATCACTATTAGAATTGAGAAATGCCTCTCGAGACAAACCAGCTTCTACCAATCACTCAACCAAAACATGTAATATCCAATTACCGCCAATACGAGAGATACTGAAACTAACTccttttgataaatcacGCATTCATCCAAGTTGTTTAACATCACATGAATTACAGCAATATAATGATAGGAATTCTGCAGGTATTCTCTTCGAAGATAATGCTTATCAGTTCCACAATGGACgggaaataaaaacagGGAACAGTTACGCCTATCGGGAATTAACTAGTAAAAGTAACTCAAACCAGCCATTATCACTAGATTTACGGTCCAGTTATCATCGGCCTATGAATTATTTTCCAACACCAAACCAGTCTACTATCATTCGGCCTCCAACAGAATCTTTGATTAACGAATCACTAAAGAGTCAGAATAACTGCCCAGCTTTGGCCTCAAAAGGGGAAGATTCAAACAATCTAGTAACAGCAACTGATTTTAAGCACTACCAAACCAAATTCAAGTCACAACCACTGAAGATCAAGAAAACTAGAAGAAATTCTGTTTCCAAGGTGACAAAAAATTCAGGTTCCAAAAATAGTTGCAAACATACTCCGGTATCTAGCCGTAGTAGTAGTAGAAAATCTTCTAGTTCGTCCAATAGAAGTGCGTCGGATCAATCGACTGCAGtcaaaagaagaactagACAGAACCCATCTACGAGAAGTTCGTCAATAGAGAGCGTAAGGACTACTGAAGTACCAGTGTCAGTTCAGAGCACGCCATTGCCCAGATTAGCCTCCAGGGATGATCACAATCTTACCCCTTTGTTAGCCACACCAGAAGCACAGCCTACTCCACAAATTTCCACCAGAACTACAGAGGAGATCCAGAGACACAGTTTTTTGCCACACACACACTTACCACGAATGCACACAACACAGCAACTTGATGATGTTAATGTATCAGTTACACCAATGAAGGCACAGTTAAGCTGTAGCCATCACTTCcatgaaaatatcaacaagtCAATAGGTGACGACGATAAAATCCCTGGAAAAAACCTACAAAGTGCATACCGGCTATCGAAAGTGTGTATGTCGTGCCATTCAAACCAATCTCCATGCTGGAGACCCTCATGGTCTCCCGACGAGGGCCAGCTATGTAACTCCTGTGGCCTAAGATACAGAAAAACTAAAGCTAGATGTTATAATCCCAAATGTTTGAAGATCCCTTCAAAGAGTGAATGGGCGTTGATGATGAAGCGGGGGAAAGTGCTGTTGGATGTATACCATGAAGACGGCAGTGTTGCAGGTAAACAACTGAGCTATAGGTGCTTGGATTGCGACAGTGCAATGGAAGTCTTGCGTTAAGACTTCCTTATACTATATCCCCCGTTCAGTTTCATTTCATTTCAATTCAATTCAAGtcattttatttcatttcaTTTAGGTTTAGTATAGTATattttagtttattttatttcaatCGGTTTGTTACTTCAtaattctttttcctttgtgTATTTCCTCATGTATAACCGGTTTTTGTTATAACAGCACCtccttttttatttataagGTGGAGAAACTCTTGGTCGCTGAGCCACAAACGTTTTCCGCGGTGCATGTACTTTTTACCGCTTTTCGCCAAATTGGGACGCCACTGTTTAGCAACATGAATGTACACATAGAGAACGCCCTAGACGCCTTTTTGGTTCATCATTTCCAAATGTAGAAGTTCCCTACCTAAGAGGCTATGTACGGGTACAGTCATTACATCTTCCTTGTAGTATAGCTTTACTGTTCTCCAATTACTTTTTAGTATCTCTTTGAGTGTATTTCCTCTATATATTAAAGACAGTTTTTCACgcaaataaatcaatcCACGGGTCTCGAACGTGGTCTATAAATTGccctttttttcctccatAAGAAAATCCATTGTTTTTGTATAGAAGGCTCttgaatctttttcattggaTAACTGTTATGGTGCCGTGCCCAAGGTCTTTGGGAATGGCCAGCGGGGCCTTTTTGTAATTCATAGACACCTAAAACCTAGAAGAAATTTGTAAACGTTTTGCAATTTAAGGCTTTGAAACAAGTAGACCCAGGAACAGTCCAAACTGACAGTCGCTTTTGTTGAGTCCCGAAACAGCAGCTACCACACCTTTTGGATGTTCAAGAGCATTACTAACCGTGTGAAGATGTCTCAACTTTGTCACTCAAGTATTACAGCCTCAAGGATTAATTTAATGGATTTGGGGAACCATTATTCTTATCCACTGACACCGTCTGGATCAGTTGAGAGCATCAATGTCAGCACTAGGAAAACAATCAAACAGGcaatttttgagaaaataaCTACTATTACAAAAGCAGGACCGCAGTTGGAGCCCTCACCCTTTTATGTTTGTGATCTTGGTGAACTGAAGAGACAACTGGGATTATGGAATCAAGTTCTACCGTTCGTTAAACCATATTATGCAGTGAAATGCAACCCTAATGcaaaatttgttgaaacttTAATCAAGTTTGGGAatgttggatttgattgTGCATCACTAGATGAGATTCGGACTGTTTGTCACATTTATGAATCACTCGGATACAGTACAGCTGATTTTAAAGATAATGTAATTTACGCCAATCCTGTTAAACCAGTTTCTCACCTACTTTATGCGAATAATAAGAATATTAATCTAACCACTGTAGACTCAATTGAGgaagttgagaaaattgCAAAGTTTACAAACGGTAGAATGAATGTTTTGATAAGAATTACTACCGATGATTCTACCGCTACATGTCCCCTAAGTGTCAAATTTGGAGCTGATCTAAGGTATTCTTGTCAAATTGTACAAAGATGTCTAGATCTGGGAATTCGGATCAGGGGTATAGCTTTCCACTGTGGGTCTGGGTTTAAAGATCCTTCAACGCTCATCAAAGCAGTTTCTGATTCTAGGAAATTGTGGGATCACATTAACACTAGACAGTACGAAGATTGTGACGTTTTAGATGTTGGTGGTGggttttcaaaagattcttttcttgaacCAGCAGTGGTTTTGAGAAATGAACTGTTGGAGAAATTTGGCAATAGAATTAATGATGGTAGCATAAAAGTTATTTCAGAACTTGGAAGATTTCTAACAGCGAGCGTGTACACCTTAACTACCAATGTGATTGGCGTTCGAAATGAGCTTGATTCTAATAAAGTTAGAGTTTATTTGAACGACGGCTTGTATGGGAACTTGAATTGCATCTTATATGATCATCAGGAGGTTGAACCTGTTGTGACTACTTCGGCAGGGAATTTTGTTTACCACGATgcagaagaaagagagcCCAATAAAAGGCAATACTCATTGTGGGGCCCCACATGCGA carries:
- a CDS encoding uncharacterized protein (PKUD0C09900; similar to Saccharomyces cerevisiae YKL184W (SPE1); ancestral locus Anc_4.282), giving the protein MFKSITNRVKMSQLCHSSITASRINLMDLGNHYSYPLTPSGSVESINVSTRKTIKQAIFEKITTITKAGPQLEPSPFYVCDLGELKRQLGLWNQVLPFVKPYYAVKCNPNAKFVETLIKFGNVGFDCASLDEIRTVCHIYESLGYSTADFKDNVIYANPVKPVSHLLYANNKNINLTTVDSIEEVEKIAKFTNGRMNVLIRITTDDSTATCPLSVKFGADLRYSCQIVQRCLDLGIRIRGIAFHCGSGFKDPSTLIKAVSDSRKLWDHINTRQYEDCDVLDVGGGFSKDSFLEPAVVLRNELLEKFGNRINDGSIKVISELGRFLTASVYTLTTNVIGVRNELDSNKVRVYLNDGLYGNLNCILYDHQEVEPVVTTSAGNFVYHDAEEREPNKRQYSLWGPTCDGLDCVVKKTQLSHHVQCGDWISFENCGAYTNAAATTFNGFTNEFECIYVDSEI
- a CDS encoding uncharacterized protein (PKUD0C09890; similar to Saccharomyces cerevisiae YKL185W (ASH1); ancestral locus Anc_4.283); this translates as MSTLNLHSNPFLQSYKLFDSPMPTTVTHIPRTCSPSPTLSLERKRKLDGDLLTTPVRPNSEDNALVTPPRSTKRSKTTPSSPIRDHHLYETPKTPSQKQQFNINLNARSPNYNYAITNPHNYSSVSLNSNGTTEVTPPQSQEVSPRLDTIQLAQPSVTPLRGRYYGEFMYSYPDTCYPFNINSSAIGRSDGNLRAATWRSACNEKIRHEFNKSAKEYAALSEKYKKDTEELKKQGSLNLPSIYDTKIFPSFNSINDTVNRGLNYFSYNASSRFSTDAQQEARSLLELRNASRDKPASTNHSTKTCNIQLPPIREILKLTPFDKSRIHPSCLTSHELQQYNDRNSAGILFEDNAYQFHNGREIKTGNSYAYRELTSKSNSNQPLSLDLRSSYHRPMNYFPTPNQSTIIRPPTESLINESLKSQNNCPALASKGEDSNNLVTATDFKHYQTKFKSQPLKIKKTRRNSVSKVTKNSGSKNSCKHTPVSSRSSSRKSSSSSNRSASDQSTAVKRRTRQNPSTRSSSIESVRTTEVPVSVQSTPLPRLASRDDHNLTPLLATPEAQPTPQISTRTTEEIQRHSFLPHTHLPRMHTTQQLDDVNVSVTPMKAQLSCSHHFHENINKSIGDDDKIPGKNLQSAYRLSKVCMSCHSNQSPCWRPSWSPDEGQLCNSCGLRYRKTKARCYNPKCLKIPSKSEWALMMKRGKVLLDVYHEDGSVAGKQLSYRCLDCDSAMEVLR